The genomic window cgaaacagagagctagtttttgcaacatgtgctagcatgtttattttgcaaacatgatctaatccaattagacccctgatcaattctctttgtgtgtgacccattgagtttcacatctagccagtagtgagcTCAAGTccaagtcgatctgatttgattagaatttaatctaatcaatctagatctaatcgagctaacccgaattcagcaattagaactctttctaattgacgatcaaattaaactctttaattcgatcaaatctataagataagattaacgtctagcaatatatcatgtctatctagaagatataaaattttgataaaaatattaaaaatatattttagtgaaaaattatcgtgcaattcgaTCCTGTGATCTCCCTATACCCCGAATATGACTTtgaatatggaatgatgtcaaatctaatatcatattcatatctttcttaatctttaatgatgattcagttaatgaaatattaaaattttttttaatttttattctgctttgatcaaaggcttcctgaatcatcaatcgatcaaagcaagtaggatgcgatctcctcttaccaggagtgatcaattctatgttgacctactcacaatcttcatactcatttcaccatatccagaatacctcgTATATGATCAAGTCATGAATGAAtatgaaccaaaaatataaattcatgtatacaaggttctatggtagtctcaggtcaaaggattacatgcacaattctcattataagaaaatatcttgtgacggataagtaaatttcataagatatttcttaagtcagatcaattagtgaactcattttctaatgagcatccattttttcgtattagtgtctcacataagtggcttatgagatcagtcaccctctccatcgagcatacataggaagtgctagtctatccgaatattgatcccctactcaatactctataattaaaaatattataaattaaaatttttaaaattttaggtctcattggtGTGATCTCATTATAATCCTAAacccattatcctgatttatggagttcatcattatcattataaaaataaaatacagcatataataaaaagtatcttttattatttataaagagtcaatacatgagtctgaaagattataaaaaaaatctatcaaaatataaattttgattggcttgtagggcatattcctttcaatctcctacttgtacTTAAGTCAAtcgccttatattttatccctatACAATCAAAGTAGCGATCGAACTGCTATTATAGtggagctttagtaaatggttgctatgttgttttttatttctactcgttctatgacaacatcttgtctttcgattatttcatgaatgagatggaagcatcttagaatgtgcttgaatttatgatgagaccttagttctttgcttgagcaactgctccagtattatcacagtaaagtggtattggattctcaatctcagaaaTGACACTCAATTcagtgataaacttcttcatccagacagctttcttgatgGCTTCACTTGCAACTATGTACTCTGTCTCAATGGTTGAGTTAGCTATAGTCTGttgcttaaaatttttcaactaacagcttcACCATTGAGAATAAAGATATATCCTGAAGTGGatttactatcatcagggtctgattggaaactagagtcaaaataactttctaattttaaatcagattctctatatactagaaaaatatctttagtcattctcaagtacttaagaatatttttcactacttttcaaTTATTCTCTTCTGATCAGCCTacaatctactaactatgcctaaggtataagcaacatcaggtctggtacatagcatagcatacatgatcgactctACTGCCGATGcataggaatagaactcattctatttctctcttctgatgttttaggagacatccttttagagagatgtatatcttgactcataggtaagtatcctcttttactcccatccatgctaaatctttttagcattaaatctatgtatctggattgggacaagcctaacatcctcttagatctatccctatagatctttatacctagtatataggatgcttcacctaaatccttcataaaaaacttatttgatagccatatcttgactgattgtaatattggatatcattcccaataagaaatatgtcatccatatataaaactaagaaaataatgacactctcactagtcttcttgtatatacaaagttcatccacatttttgataaaaccaaactctttgaccgtaacatcaaagcagatgttctaactcctcgaggcctgctttaatccataaataaattttttaagcttgcatacctgatttgctttcTCTTTTAAGACAAATCCTTTTGGCTGAGACGTATAAACTTCTTccttaagataaccattaaggaaggcagtcttcatatctatttgtcaaatcttataatcatggtatgctgctattgcaagcataatccatatagatttgagtatggcaatagatgaaaatatttcatcataatctatactctatttttgcctcaaacctttagccaccaatctggctttataggtttcaacttgatcATCTGTTCTAATCTTTTTTTTACAGACCCATTTGTATTTAATAGGAGTCATATCCTCTGGTGCATTaatcaaagtccacacttggttggagtacatagagtctattttcgatttcatagcctctagccatttgtctaagtccctactcatgatggcttccgtataagtcaaaggttcatcattctcaatgatttaggcttcattattctcaataacgaacccatacctcataagTGCATTCCACACTCTATCCGATCTTCAGAGAGAAGGTGTATTTTAtgattgtacttcattaatggatatttctaGTTGagaatcatcttgtgcttgcatttgcaggtcttgaattttttcaagttcaatttttttcccactgtctctttctaggataaactcttttttcataaaagtagcatatttactaacaaacatcttttattcagtaggatggtgaAAGAGATAccttatactctctttaggataacctacaaataagtatttatctgtcctagcactcagcttatgtccaaagtttTTTTAACATAAACTGGACAgttccatatcttaagatacttaagattagacttctttcctcttcatatctcatatggagtatttggcacagattttgaaggtattgTGTTCAGGATATAGATAgtagtttctaggacatatcccTAGAAGAAAATAGATAAGTCTGTAatgcacatcatggaccgcaccatatctaataaggtacgattcttcctttctactctactatttagctgtggtgtataggaaaggatccattctgagagaattttattttctttaagatgatctagaaactcattggataagtattctcctctttgatcagattgaaggattttaatatttttttcagtttgtttctcgactatactttgatactctttaaatttatcaaagacctcggatttgtatttcatgaGACTCCTGAACTCTGAACCTAATGAGTTTGGCAATCCCAGCCTTGCCTCCACCTTCGATAGTGCCACAACTCCTAACTCTTGCTGTCATATCTGCAAGCCTTCCTCTTCATCCAACTTCTTCCAATGACCCTCATAAGGCTCTCTACCTCTCCAACATCTACACCATGAATTTTGCTACCTTCTCCTGCGATCACGTTACTATAAACTCCATCATCTCTAATTTGGAGGCCACCATCTTTGCTAGCCATCCTAATAGCCGGCTCACCCTCGCCTTTCTCTTCGGCATCGGACTCACCTACCCACAAAGCTGTCCCAAGTCCATAAAGCCGTCTTCACCTATCTTTCTCAATAACCACTTTGTCATCAAGGATGGCAATATATAGTTCAAATAAACACAAAATCTCTAAAAAATTATGGAGAAAGCTCATCGAAAGAGTCTATGAAGAGAATTTAAGGAAGATCGaaccaaaaaaatattaaaacataattaatatatatatatatttcaataataaaaataggGAGATTGataactaataaaaaataatagaatattttcatgaaagaaaataataaaaatatggatagattGAAAAATTATCAGTAATCTGTTAACAATAAACTATCTTAAatatccttttctattaaatggTTAAGATgccttctatttttttataaaataatataaaaaatatcatagccAAACTCATGAGATAAATAACAGTCATCCATTTCCAACAGGGATGATACCTGATTTATCTAGATGTACAAACACGCATGAGTACCCCTTGTATTATAATTAGCATTCTCACATatgagaaagtctttgtgcacaGCGTGCAGTGCAATAAAAATGACGTGGAACGCACCATCCAACCACCTCCAAATACATAGCCATCACTTTTCAAGACGTATTTAATAACACATTTAATGCTatagttctattttttcatttaaacatTTCAATAACAAAAGTACCCCTCctattctgaaaaaattataatatcttgtagtcatattatgatatcctgcgatCAACTTATGACATCCAGTagataggaagtcataattttttttagaagacATAAAAAAGaaggcattttcatcattgaaaatttataaaatttttaaatgatgaaaatatctctttttttttttatgacattCTGACCAAATTAtgaatagaaagtcataatttgactgcaggatgtcataatatggtcacagaatatcataattttttcaaaataaggatattttcatcattcaaaatttcaaaccaaAAAGCAGAACGATaggtattaaatatgtattgaaaaatgatgattATGTGATCCAATCAAATAGAATGGTGTATTTTTTCTACATCATATGTGGTATACAAAGAATTACTCTCCGACATATTAGGAGTAAGATCAAAGAATTACTCTCCCACCAACCTTTGTTTGTCGGGGAGGATAACCATCACATCCAATCATCTGATGCTACATGCCAAACAGCAAACTCTCGATCAACGTTTCCAACAGTCTTTATACCTGACAATAGACGGCTTTGATCTTTCAGAAAGCAAGTTTGCTGCAAGAGCCAAGCAGCAAAACCACAAAATCCAGGCCCATGACTTCATTACGTCAACAGGGTAGATGTCCCCATGAATGTAAATCCGTATATCCATTCTTGGTGAAAGCTCCCAAACTGCTTTTTTAAGGCTATCGCCCCTGTTTGGATTCCCATCTTCCATTCCTACTCTTCTTCAATTCCTCTCTATTCCCATCCCTACTTGAGAATTACATGGCAACAGTGCTTAAAGAAGAGGCGTTTGAGAAGAAGGAGAGTCTGAAGGTTGCTGAGATGGAAAAGGTGGTTAAGGGAAAGAAGGCTGAGgaggggaaggaggagaaggcAGTACGGGAGGAGGTGAGGGCAAAGCTGGAGCAGCACAAAGTGGAGGAGGACAAAGTGGTGGTCGAGGAAGAGAAAGCCGAAGGCAAGGAGGAAGTAGGGGAGAATGTTAAGATGGATATCGAACCCAAGACCGGAGTCTCCTTCCCAGTGAAGCTGGGAGATGGGAAGCAGCTGATCTCAGTTGggtgtaggaagaagaagatccTAGGCCTCGGTGTCAATATCTGTGCCTTTGGTTAGTGTATACTTGCACCCGGCTAGCTTTACTAGCTTATGAACTTTGTTTTTTGCTTTCTTGGTGAAGACTTGTTTCTGATTTAATGACTTTCTTCTCTATATGATAACTAACAAAATTGGCTGCCCTCACTTGAGTATAATCACATTAGAACACAACAAAAAGTTCAGTCATTCTtgtattttatgataaatcatcaccttctagtTCATGGTTTCTTCTTCCATAGCTAAATCCTTCCCCCATTCTTATGTACAGGAGCATGGTTCctaatgtatgtatgtgtgtgcgtgtgcgtgcgtgcgtgtctTGTTCtaccaaaaatataattttttattgtaaaaactcAAATTTTAACGAGAAAACGAATGCtttcaattgattaattaaatcagattcaaGCTGGTCAACACTGGAATTATAGCCTTGATTTCCTTCAGAAGGCAATCAGAACTTGTAGACACCGATGCATCCTAGGCTAGCTAGCATAATTGTACTTGGATTCTATTCAGGAATTCGAATGTCCAAGAAAAGGgagtgtttctttttttttttttccaaactaTTTTCCTATGCCCTATTCGATCGCCAATACATGTATATGCATGTAGAGGTCATAATACAAATGTCGAGTTCTTAAAATTCTCCTACATGTCCTCCTGAGACAAAGCAACTAATTGACCAAACCATGATATTGTTCAGGAGTGTAAGGAGTTTCTGTGAAATTATATAGGAGAGAAGTAGCCATGGAACGGAATAAAGTAGAATTGTAAGTTGCAACATCTTTGAATTAATGTGGCAATAGTTATAGAGGCCATGCTACATATATCATCTCTGGGGATCCGAAGACAACATCCACCATATATGTGAAGTGTTTTGTTGATTTTTAACATTAGATTTATCTAATTGCATCGACACAGGTATATATGCCGATAATGCTATGCTGAAGGAGCTCCTTAAAACAAAATTTAGCAAGAATCCAGAAAATCCTACCAAAGAATTGTACGAGGCAGTGATTGACAGCGATATCTTAATGACGGTCAGGTTGGTATTAATTTAAGAGGCCTCACCATGAGCATCGTGAAAAAGAACATTGATGATAGCCTTCTAGCATCAATTAAGAAGCTTACAGGTGGTCAAAAGAATGAGGCTCTCGCTAACAAGTAATGTTTTCAAGCCTTCTCTTCATCCAACATGTGTACTTACCACATCAACTTTTCATTTTATTAACACTCTTTTAGTTGTTTATAGGATGATGGCTGATGCAGATAATAGAATAAAGCTACCCCCGGGGTCGGTTACCGAGATAACAAGGCTACCTGGATATGTTCTCCAAACAAAAGGTAAGAATTGAGAAAATCCTGTGCATGAATTACCCATGATACAGATGCTTTATTTCTTGTTTCAAAATTTCTGAGATTGTGAAATTTATTGGTGCAGTGAGGGATGAGTTAGTTAGCAAGGTGGAGAGTGAGCTGCTGTGCAGAGCCTACTTTCATATGTATTTGGGAGATGATCCATTTGACATGGAGGCTAAAGAAGGATTTGGAAAATCCATGCTTTCTCTTTTCTGAGATCCGGTTAGACATTCTATATGAAGAGAGAAATAAGTTCTTATGCTATTCTCTCAGAACTACTGGTCCCTCGTGGTGAAGGGACTATAATAATTCGATTATTTTCCAATGTGGCATCCTAATTCAGAGAATAATTTCACTTCGCGCATGTGGTACTTGGTACTTGCAAATATAGAAAAATAGAATAGAGAAATTAGGGTGCCTTTCTCCTACTACAAGTTATTTATGTAAGCAAATTAAAGGAAACAGCGCCTGTTGTGCCAGTATAGAAAATCATGGCTTGGAAAATGAAGATTGTTGCAGAAAAATCTACTATATTTTCATGTTTGCATTTTCGCTGATCCTACTTGAACTTCACAGGACTATGATGCTACTATTTTGGGATGAATGCACAGATTTATCATAGTGCACACATATTGATGCTGGATGAATATTCTAATTAGGGAGAAGAAAGTAATTCCAACAACCTTCCTAGctgaaattttttaagaaaaatttagaaaatatagaaaaaattgacacaagtagtGTTGAGATTTgaccctcgagattcagtccatattaagcccacagtgaggtccaaAATGACGAATGAAgaccaacgagcccaagaacaatCCAAACAGAGTCCAGACGTCGAAAATATGCATGAAAGAAGATCGGAGAAAGTAGCACGTGCATGAGGCGGTGGCGGCTGGCGGTGGCGCGGCCGGGCCCGACAGAGACACACCCGCATCCAGGCGTGAGCGGCGCCTGCACGGGCCGGCCCAACGAGTGCGGGCACCCAGGCCCAGCGCCCCTAcatggtccaccgtggaccgcagggtgctgggcggtccatgggGATGCGTGGACCGAACATACGGTCCACACACGGTCTATGATATTTTTTGCACGATCTGACGACTTTGGAATGAACCGTTCACGATCAGACAGCTGAGGATGATTTCGGATTTGATCAGATGATTGGTGGCCCTGATGTGcgcgatcggatggctctggtgcAAATCGATTACGATCGAATGGCCATAGATAGTTCTAGATTTGATTAGGATTCTGTGTTCCTAGTATAACAGTATTTTTGAGACTTTGGAGCCTCTATAGCTCCGATTGACTAGCTGTCATTGCGTTGAGAAGCTGGTGACATCTTGAAGGTACAGAAAGGCTTCAAGAGAGGTTTTAGAAAATTTTTGTGAAGATTTTGAGACTttttgttgagagactcttgtacaaagattgagtggtAAGTTTtcattgtattgattttattttattctctcatagtgaaacttGCACGTCCCATGGAGATAGGCTTGAGGCCAATCTACGTATTTATATtgtgttttttattttgtttcttttttcttcctgctgcactgTATGGTACCAGATCCTGCACAACAAATAGGATCTAGGATATCTTTTCTTTTGCTAATCCTCCGAAGACCGAGTTACACAACCTCAAATTTACACCATGAGCCGTTCCTATATAATTTGGACCATATTCTTTTTTTAGTTAAAAGAATGTACAGCTTTTTTGAAATGGACATGACTAGGAAAAATAACTATGAAAAAAGTTTAAATCCTTCAGATGGTATATCTCTACTTCCACATCGATTTTTTCTTAGTCActccatctaattttttttttccttagatAAGATATCTAATTCTTTTAGATTAGGAGATATGCCTCCAAAgtcttttttgaaaaagaaatttgcATTAACCAACTATTTCGAGGCCTAAATGATTGAATTTGGTCCTGACCATTTAATGTGCTTTACTTCTAAGAGATGGCATCGTATTGTagagcttgaaaaaaaaaaagacttgatATAACAAAAAGGAGATAATTATAGATTATCTATATGAAGTGAGGTCCGATTTCACTAATCAACTTGTGATTTGAAAAGTAACACTCAACCCATTGGAGGTCAGATCTGTCAACTTCCATCACACTCCATTACCCACCTCTCTAATAAATTAAGGAATAGGACTTTTCTATACGCAATTTTGAATATCATTTCATCCTCAAATCATCCAAtcagaaataattttttgttaaATCAAAATCCTTTGGCAAAATCGAAGCCTCCATTTACTAAATCGAAGATTTTTCTATTAAATTGAAGCCTGTGTTCGACAAGAGGAATGatgcaaagattttttcttttgatttcagatctcatGATatgatttctcttttatttttcaagaaataatAGATGGAGAATGGGGttgacttcttttattttttactttttatttcttCACCCTCTCTATGGAATGTAAGATGTGAATATTAGAATTTGTTATAGTTCAACAAGGTGTCCAATGAAGAAAGGGGAAGTGGGATGCAAACAAGTGCATTTGGGAAAGAAATTAAAAGTTCTCATCCTTGAAAGTATGTGGGAAAGAAGTGGGAAATAATATCTGTAGATAAGCTATTGGCAATTCTATATGGGGaaagatcaaatataaagatatcATCTTCTTTCTCATCCTTGAACTGGTATTATTGTCATCatctttgttgggtataaaataccccccagtcgaagttcgtatcaggagtgatcCTCTCGGgactctaccgacttccgactttGGGCAACATCTTCCCAGACTACTCCGACGGCCAAACTTCCACAGTGTTCCCAAGTTcttccgacggataaactcccacagctccttccacaagtgtcgaccagattctcccgacggacgaactcctgccgcatctcccggacttctctaacgataagcttcttcagtcgtctatcaggctgctctaAGTGTCTCTGGATTCcactatcggccgacctcctacaatgGTCAATCATTCTCCAGatctcttccagatcttttccaacaggattcgatcgactccaatccaaatttcttccagaacttcgtcagtggccgaacttttcaacagcagatctccacgacggatggactccatccaagtttttacgacAGTCGACCGCCttttgaatttcatccgagctcctacgggagccgaacttctgcccaaactcctactgcaggtaggtttcgtccgagctcctacgggagccgaacttctgccccgaactctgactgcagctagacttcgtccggactcctatgggagtcggacttctgccctgagctcctattgcaggtagacctcatccgagcttctattacaagcgatctactccgagcttcaacTACAAGCGAtttactccgagctactactacaagtggtctactacgagcggtccacatcGAATTTTACTGtaagcctccatccgagcttctattgtgaatgaatttctttcggacttctattgcaggtaggctttgGTCGAGCTTCTTTAACaagtgatccccatccggacttctacgggaaccagactccgaccaaacttctatagcggacagattctggacgaactcctacgacacacgagctccagcagtcggactcctccagcgggtgaacctctccagcgccatccgacatccactgccggtcgaccttctgtcggattctgcatgaaaccgaatttcatccacagaaagcctctgaccgagcttcgaccgacaggcctggactccctggaggccacagtaatggccacgactctgctccacttcctgtaacagaTCCCACggactccatcatgctctggcaagtcatgacaacggacatcactccactctccacaacaggctccacgtggcaggccacggcgatggccacgactccactccactactctccgtaacaaactcctcatggccccgaacggcccactaccaggcggttatagatgtcgctatcaatctgttgcgccctccacctataaaaaggggaccccagatatgttattctctaagctctaatctctatctcaaaactctgctaaaattttattcgagcactccattcttattgaggcagagaattgacttgagcatcggagggtcttgtcagagcacccccaactctggtttagactttctttgcaggtcccgacggcaatcgcgactccctcgactcccgCTTCTCTGAcgcgatggatttttgcaccaataggattggcgctagaggaagggtcctatgtcttcgcagtacccttgttcttaaaggagcactcaacgggaccacctccggtcatcttctccgacatcttctcctccagtttcctgcctgatctccacctgatgcctcctcgaagggcatccaccaggcggtcaacgacctccgcggccagatctcagcgagctccgcaagccccggcctcatctctgatttctcaggctcctcttcctccgacgacgacagtcggcatggagcagtttgacctgctggttcaacagatcggaggtctcaccgaagtagtgcaggccatgcagcagcagccgcagcagtcgcaggcatcagtgcggctggaaagagcatcgtcggagtttcagaatccaacGATCGGacgggccacatgggccagccacCCTATCTTTCCCAGAAGAGAAACAAAAGGTGGAcagtcctccgtccgatcatgattcaacccccggagagtccctgcctccgctccaccagaagaccctcaaggcccgcaatcgagaggaccttttggatcagagattccaggagatgaactgacagatcgaagagctccaccgtgctcccactgcttacggtgaggatatctgtactgacccttctttctctcaaatgatcatgcaggaaccaaccccactgaacttcaagctccccaatttgagagctacgacgggacctcggactgggtcgaccacctggaggccttctagaccatgatgctgctccatggtacgtcagacgccatcttgtgtcaagcttttccgtctaccttgaagggagcagtaagaaactgatactcggcactgaagtcgggtacaatcttctcctttgaccagatgagtcactagttcgtggctcatttcgtcagcagctggcatccccgacgaggttcggagtccctcattaacatcaagcaaaaggaggaagaatccattcgaacttacgtcaaccgcttcaacaccgccgccctggaggtccgaaacctggaccaatcggttgcaatggccgccttaaagagcggccttcaaaagaatgatctcctcttctccctggaaaagaagtatcccaaagactttgccgatctgctggctcgggccgaaggatatgcccgagcggaggaagccttcaagctaaaggacgaggaggccatgaaggagcggcaggcgggcgactccagcaagcccacaatTGAAAGaggaccgagtgaagctcggccacgttctcggactcctctcgggcacaagcgcgcccagactcctccctgagcatgcaggcagagaagcccggaccgcagagttcggcggggctctcccctagAAGATTCGCAGCTatgccccctcaatgcatcgaaaactcaagtgctgatggagatcaggaagcagctcccaaggccggaaaggatgcgcacataccctgggaagcacaatcctaacaagttctgcctctaccatcgtgaccccGGCACgatacagaggaatgcattcaactttgagatgagatcgaggagctcatcagatgagtcgactcgacaggttcattcgatgccggcctgagggtagagaggatcggccaagggccctgctacaactgagccaccgaggagggaagagcagcccggagatcggcctccaatcgggatcatcaactccatctctggaggacctcgacggggagcagaccttctacgaccatgggacttgaaaaatctgtaaatgtattactaacgactttgctttaaatcaagattcctttcagatttgcatatcttttcctttcgcatggactcgtaacgacaggggataaccccttcagacaatcaaaacaaagccatgttaggcacaggaggagaaccttatcctaacatgagcaaagttggaagtccgattattttaagaccggacggggggagaggcccatataacggcccttatgtcccTCACAACAGgtgaagaacctcgtcctaacatgagcaaagttggaagtccaattattttaagaccggacgaggggagaggcccatataacggcccttatgtgcccccacagccatattaggaataggaggaga from Elaeis guineensis isolate ETL-2024a chromosome 9, EG11, whole genome shotgun sequence includes these protein-coding regions:
- the LOC105051256 gene encoding LOW QUALITY PROTEIN: chalcone isomerase-like protein 1 (The sequence of the model RefSeq protein was modified relative to this genomic sequence to represent the inferred CDS: inserted 1 base in 1 codon), with translation MATVLKEEAFEKKESLKVAEMEKVVKGKKAEEGKEEKAVREEVRAKLEQHKVEEDKVVVEEEKAEGKEEVGENVKMDIEPKTGVSFPVKLGDGKQLISVGCRKKKILGLGVNICAFGIYADNAMLKELLKTKFSKNPENPTKELYEAVIDSDILMTVRLVLIXRGLTMSIVKKNIDDSLLASIKKLTGGQKNEALANKMMADADNRIKLPPGSVTEITRLPGYVLQTKVRDELVSKVESELLCRAYFHMYLGDDPFDMEAKEGFGKSMLSLF